From the Bacteroidia bacterium genome, the window GCATAAGCCTGAGCAATGGCATCCATATCATTTTTGTTTCCGGTAAAAAAACCTCCGCCATGAATCCATAAAATTATTGGGCGAGCGGTGTTGTTGTCGCCAATGGGTTTCCAGATATTCATTTGAAGATTAGCCACTGTATTATTATAAGCAGTATCGCTTCCGTAGCTTATGTCTTTTTCAACATAAGTTTGATAAATTCTCGGATAATAAGGGTCTAAACATTGAGCCAAACTTTGTCCGTTAGAAATTAGAACAAGAACAAAAAATAAAATTCTATTCAACATGATTTAAGCTTATTAAAATATGTTGACCAAAGTAATGCTAATTTATAAAATTTGCAAAGTAATTTTTAGGTGATAAAATCCTGTATAGGTTGAGCGAATTTGGTGCTGTGTTTTGTGATAAATAGAACATTTTTGTTCAACAAAAAAACCACCTTAAAAATTAGTTTTAAGGTGGCCTTCTGAACCAAAAATCAAATGTTTTACTTCTTTACTAACTGAATATCTGCGGCAATCTGAACTTCTTCGCTAACCAAAACACCTCCGGTTTCTAATGCTGTGTTCCAATTCAGTCCCCAGTCTTTGCGGTTAATTTTTCCTGATAATGTGAATCCTGCTTTTTCCTGTCCCCAAGGGTCTTTCATCATGCCACCAAACGCTGCAACCAATTTTACAGGTTTAGAAACACCTTTCATGGTAAGTTGCCCATTAAGTGCGTAAGTGTCATCACCGGTTTTTGAAAAAGTTTCTGACTTAAATGAAATAGAAGGATGTTTTTCTGCATCAAAAAAGTCGCCACTCTTTAAATGTGTGTCACGCTGTGCGTCACCGGTGGTGATGCTTGATGCATCCATACTGAAATTGATATTGGCATTATTAAAATTACTTTCGTCTGATTGAAGAGTGCCTTCAAATTTTGCAAAGT encodes:
- a CDS encoding YceI family protein yields the protein MTTLTKTTWGIDQAHSEITFKVKHLMISNVKGNFAKFEGTLQSDESNFNNANINFSMDASSITTGDAQRDTHLKSGDFFDAEKHPSISFKSETFSKTGDDTYALNGQLTMKGVSKPVKLVAAFGGMMKDPWGQEKAGFTLSGKINRKDWGLNWNTALETGGVLVSEEVQIAADIQLVKK